The genomic window CCCTTTTTGCAGGAACGGAGGAGTCACCCGGCGAAACCATTATTTACAACGGAAGGAAGTTTAAGTCCTACCGGGGTATGGGGTCTGTGGAGGCAATGCAGCTGGGCTCTAAGGATAGGTATTTCCAAGATGTGGAGGATGATATAAGTAAGCTTGTACCGGAGGGAATTGCTGCACGCGTTCCATACAAGGGTATGCTGGCTGAAGTTTTCTACCAGATGATTGGTGGGTTGAGGGCCGGCATGGGATACTGCGGTTCACCGAACATTCCGGCGTTAAAGGAGGCAAAGTTTGTAAGGATTACCAACTCAGGAATAATGGAAAGTCACCCACACGATGTGACCATTACGCGTGAAGCTCCAAACTATTCAAGATAGACAAAGAAATAGAATTGCTTTTTTCTCGTTTTGGGAAGAAAGAAAAGCTTTATTAGCCTTATGCTGAAAAAATTTGTTGCCCTTTCAATGTTCACCTTCTGCCTGATTGGCATCGCCAGTTCACAGCCGTTAGATAAGGTGGCATTAACCATTAATGGAAAGCCAATCACCTTGGCCGAGTTTAACTACCTGTTCAGCAAAAACAGGGATGTCAAGGCATCGGTTGATAGTGCACAGGTTGCCGATTATGTCAACCTTTTTGTGAACTACAAGTTGAAGGTTGAAGACGCTTTGGCCCAGAAGCTCGACACAGCCTCCTCATTTAAAGTTGAACTTGCCTGTTACCGCAAGCAGCTGGCGGCTCCATATCTTACCGATACTACTGTTGATCAGGAGGTGCTGCATGAAGCATACAACCACATGCTTTTCGACGTTAGGGCGTCGCACATCCTCATTCCGCTAAAGGCCGATGCTACCCCCGCCGATACGCTTGCTGCCTACACAAAGGCAATGGAGGTTAGGAAGCTTGTTCTAGAGAATCGTCCTTTCGATTCTTTAGCAGTGGCATACTCCGGCGATCCTTCCGCCAAGCATAACGGCGGCGACCTTGGATTTTTTACAGCATTTAGAATGGTCTATCCTTTCGAGGATGCAGCCTACAAACTTAAGGTGGGTGAAGTCTCCCCGCCAGTTCGTACTCGTTTTGGATACCATATTATAAAGGTTACCGATAGGCGTCCGGCCAGAGGTGAGGTTAGGGTGGCGCACATTATGGTGATGGTTCCCAAGGGTGCTACTGCTCATGAGTGGAGCAGTGCACGTGCTAAGATCGACGACATTCGCGATTCGGTGATGTATGGTGCCGACTTTGCCAAGATGGCCTCTACATACTCCGACGATAAGGGTACTGCTAAAAATGGTGGCGAGATTGCTCCATTTGGCATTGGACGCGTTATCCCTCCTTTTGAAGATGCTGCGTTTGCTTTGACATACGTGGGCGAGGTTAGCCAGCCTGTACAAACGCCCTACGGTTGGCATATCATCAAGCTGCTGGAGAAATATCCCACACCCTCCTTCGATGAGGTTCGACAGAAAATAAAGGAAGGCATCAGCCGCGACGAGCGCAGCGCTGCGGGGAGAGAGGCTTTTGTTGAGCAATTGAAAAAAGATTATAGCTACAAAGCTGACCTTAAGAACGCGTTGGCGGTTATTAACCTAATTGACTCCTCTTTTGCCACTAAAACTTGGAGCGCTCAGGTTGCAAAACGTATGTCCAAACCAGTATTCTCCTTCAGCAAGAAAAAGTTTACCCAATACCAGTTGGCACAATACCTGTCGGGTCATGAGGGGAGTATGCCAACGAATAGGACCTCCTTTGCAAATGAAATGGTAAATGCTATGGCCAACGATAGCCTGCTTGCCTATGAATCATCGAAGCTTGAGAGTAAATACCCGCATTTTCGTTTTCTCATGAAAGAATACCACGATGGCATTTTACTCTTCGATATTTCTACCCGCTTGGTTTGGAATAAGGCTTCTGACGATACCGTAGGCTTACGTCAATTCTATCTCGAGAACAAGACAAATTACATTCAACCTTTGGTGGAACATGCTGCCATTGCGGTGTATTCCGATTCTACCTTAGCTTATGGGGCTAAGCATGTTGTGGATTCAATTGGTTTCGCTCATATTGTTGTCGATTCGTTAAAAAAATCCTTTGGTAAGGCTCTCAAGCCGGTGAATTTTGCCAGCGGCTGGTATCGTCCTGCTGATCATGTTTTATTGTCGAAGCTGCCGGTTGGGCAAGGAGTTTTTGTTGTATGTAAGAAAAATGCATCTCCGGCACTTGTGGTTATCGATGGTGTGAAGCAGAATTACCTACCTGACCTAAATGAAGTTAAGGGTATGGTTACCTCCGATTATCAGGAAAAACTTGATAAGGAGTGGGTTAAGCAGCTAAGGGCAAAATATCCAGTCCTAATTAATTGGGCTGTTTTGAAAACCCTCATAAAGAAATAGGATAGACCTGTTTAACTTCGTTACTTTGAGCTTTGATTCATAATTAATGCATTCTGATGTGAAAAATGTTTTTGTAGGAATAGTGCTATTCTCTTTACTGGCTAGCTGTAGCCTTTTTACGAGGAAATCGGTGGAAAAACCAATTGCCCGTGCCTATGGGAAGGACCTTTTTCTATCCCAAATTTTGGAGATTTTCCCCAAAGGAATCAGTAAGGAGGATAGTATTCAGTTCTTGAAAAACTATACCGAGAGTTGGGTTAAAAGGCAAGTGACCTTGCAAAAAGCGGAGGCCAATCTCACTACTTCGCAAAAGAACGTCGACCATCTGCTGGATGATTATCGCACCTCGTTGCTTATTTACAAGTATGAGCAGATGTTTATCCAGCAAAAGTTGGATACCGTGATCACCAATCAGGAAGTGACGGATTTTTATAACAACAATAAGAGTAACTTGGTGCTCTTGAATTCCATTGTAAAAGCGCTATACATCAAGTTGAAAAATAACTCTCCTGTACTTGAGAAAGTAAAGGCTATTTATCGCTCGAACAAGAGTGAAGACATTAAGCAGTTGGACGATTTATGTCTTCAGGGAGCCGAAAAGTACGATTACTTTAACGAGCAGTGGGTTCCTTTTAGTTTGGTGTTGAAAGAGATTCCTTACCAACCCGATAATCAGGAGGATTTTTTACGGCGCAACCAAAATTTGGAGTTTAAAGATAGCCTGAATACCTATCTTGTGAACATAAAGGACTACAAAATGAAGGGCGAAGTTGCCCCATTAGAGTATGAGGAAGAGAATATTAGGATGATTATTCTGAACCAGCGCAAGCAGGTTCTGATTAAAGATTTGGAGTCGAAAATTTACAATGAGGCTCTAAACCATGGACAATTTAAAGTATTTGTACAATAGAGGAAAAAATGATGAATAGAGTTACAAAGTTGTTTGTAGGATTTAGCGCCATTGCGTTAGTCTCCTTTTCGCCAAAAGCCTTTTCGCAAAAGGTAATCGTTGACCAAGTAGTAGCCGTTGTAGGGTCAGACGCCATTCTTGCTTCCGATGTTGAACAGGAGATACTTCAAATGCGTGCCGAGGGTATCCCCGTGAACGATAATACTCGTTGTGAGGTTTTGGAAAATCTGATGACGCAAAAAATACTTCTCAACCAATCCAGAATCGACTCTGTTTTTCCAAGCGAATCGCAGGTAGAGTCACAGCTAGAGCAACGTCTTAGCTATTTCTCCAATCAGCTGGGGTCTCAAAAGGCGATTGAAGATTACTTCAAGAAATCGATTTACGAGATTAAGGCGGACTTGAAGGAGAGCCTACGGGATCAAATTCAAACGCAGCAAATGCAGGCTAAAATTACGGATAAGGTTACTATTACACCGTCTGAGGTGAAGGCTTTTTATAAGTCGATGCCCGTGGATAGCTTGCCAATGATAAACCTCCAGTATGAGATTGAGCAGATTGTAAAATATCCATCCGAGGCCTCCCAGGCTAAGTTTGAGGTGAAGCAGAAGCTGCTTGCGCTGCGTCAGCGTATTTTAAATGGTGAAAAATTTGCAACTCTCGCCATTTTATATTCCGAAGACCCGGGATCTGCCAAAAGAGGTGGAGAATTGGGCTTTCGATCGAGAGGCGAATTGGTTAAGCCCTTTGCCGATGTAGCGTTTAACCTGAAGGTAGGTCAGGTTTCACAGATTGTGGAGACAGAGTATGGCTATCACATCATACAGCTCATTGAAAAGAAGGGTGACAAGGTAAATGTTCGTCATATTCTCATGAAACCCACTTTCTCCCCAGACGATGAGATTAAGGTTCAGCAAAACCTTGACAGTATTGCAACCGCCATTCGCCAGGATAGCATTACCTTTGAAAATGCAGCTCGCAAGTATTCGGACGATAAGAACACAAACCTCAACGGAGGCATCATGGTAAATCCGCAAACCGGTTCCTTCCGGTTTGAGAAGGATCAGCTAATGCCAGCTGACTACTTCGCCATTAAGGAGTTGAAGGAGGGAGAGGTTTCAAACGCCTTTGAGTCGAGGGACGAATTGGCCAACATGGTATACAAGATTGTTACCGTAAAGAAAATTATACCAGCCCATCGTGCAAACATCAAGGATGACTACGATGTGATTCAAGCAATTGCTCTGCGTAAGCGCCAGCATGAGTTTTTTCTTAACTGGCTCAGTCAGAAGAAGAAAACCATGTTTATTCGCATAGATCCACAGTTTGCTAAATGTAACTTCCGTCAGGAAGGCTGGGTAAAATAAGTTATTGATTGAGAAATATGCGGTTTAGCATTCTTCGCCTCACAGCATTCTTAGTTTTTAGTATTCTTGCATTGCCGCTCTTTTCGCAGGGCGATAATGTGCTAAGCATTGAGCATGCCGATAATGCGTTTGGAATGAAAGGTGCCAATGGAGAATCGGTGCAGAAGCTTATTGGCCATGTTCGAATACGGCATATGGGCACGCTTATGCTGTGCGACAGTGCCTACAAGTATAGCACCGGTATGCTCATTGCTTTCCACAACATTAAGATCATACGTGACGCAGTAACGCTTTATGGAGATCGTTTAACCTACGATGGCAACCAAAAGCAAGGGGTTGTTACCGGCAAGGAGGTTCGCATGGTTGACGACTCTACCGTGCTGGTGACAACAGCCATAAATTTCAACACCCAGTATAATTGGGCTCAGTACTCAACCGGGGGAACCATAACCAGCCCAGATGGAAATTTGGTGAGCCAGTACGGCTCCTACTTTAAGGATGACAAAAAAGCGGTTTTTAAGGGGAAGGTTGTAATAGTTTCGGGGGATAGGGTTATAAAAACCGACTCCATAATGTATCTTACCGACTCTAAAACGGTAGTTTTTATTGCTCCTGCAGTGGTTACCACACCGAAGGAGCAGCTCACCTTCAACCGGGGGAGATACAACAGAGTTACCGGTTTAATGCAGGCCTTTGGCGATGCCAATCTGCTGGATGAGCATCACCGTGAAGTGTTGGCCGATACCATTAACTACTATAAGGAAAAGGAGCAGGCATTTTTGTATGGTAATGTTCAAGTTGCCGATTCTGCGCGTAAAAACTTTATCCTTGGCGATTACGGGTATTTCAACAAAACTCCTCAGGAGATTCTAGTTTCCAAGAAACCGGTGATGGTGTCCGTTTCAGGCGAAAACGATACGATTTTTGTAAAAGCAGACACCCTAAAGTCGCTGCTTACCTATGGCGAAAAGGGCGACACCATTCACAATGTAATTGCCTTTCATAATGTGCGCTCCTTTGGCAAAGATTTTCAGTCGAGCTGCGACTCCATGTTCGTTTCGGGAAAGGATTCCACTGTTACCATGTTCCAAGACCCCATCCTTTGGAGCGATAGCACTCAAATAACCTCAACCACCATTAAGTTCTTTTCGCACAACAAGAAGATGGTTAAGGCCGAGTTTATCAATGAGCCCTTTATTGCCCAACAGGTGGACAGCAGCAACTTCAACCAGCTGAAGGGAAAGAATATGACGGCCTACTTTACCGATAATAAGATAACACGGCTCGATGCCATCGGGAATGGGCAAACCGTTTACTACATGGTGGATAAGGATACCGTTGTCGCTGTAAATATTTGCGAAAGCCAAAACCTGTCGCTCTATTTTGCCAATAGCAGAATACGCCAGATCACCTTTCGTGCTAAGCCCGAAAGCCGCATATTGCCCATAGACAAGCTCGATAAAAGTGATGCTCAGCTTAAGGGGTTTGCATGGAAAGATTCCCTTAGGCCCAAGTCGAGGAATGACATTACCCTGCGTCATATTCGCTTGGTGGGTGAGAAGATGGCAGTTAGCCCTGAGG from Williamwhitmania sp. includes these protein-coding regions:
- a CDS encoding peptidylprolyl isomerase — its product is MLKKFVALSMFTFCLIGIASSQPLDKVALTINGKPITLAEFNYLFSKNRDVKASVDSAQVADYVNLFVNYKLKVEDALAQKLDTASSFKVELACYRKQLAAPYLTDTTVDQEVLHEAYNHMLFDVRASHILIPLKADATPADTLAAYTKAMEVRKLVLENRPFDSLAVAYSGDPSAKHNGGDLGFFTAFRMVYPFEDAAYKLKVGEVSPPVRTRFGYHIIKVTDRRPARGEVRVAHIMVMVPKGATAHEWSSARAKIDDIRDSVMYGADFAKMASTYSDDKGTAKNGGEIAPFGIGRVIPPFEDAAFALTYVGEVSQPVQTPYGWHIIKLLEKYPTPSFDEVRQKIKEGISRDERSAAGREAFVEQLKKDYSYKADLKNALAVINLIDSSFATKTWSAQVAKRMSKPVFSFSKKKFTQYQLAQYLSGHEGSMPTNRTSFANEMVNAMANDSLLAYESSKLESKYPHFRFLMKEYHDGILLFDISTRLVWNKASDDTVGLRQFYLENKTNYIQPLVEHAAIAVYSDSTLAYGAKHVVDSIGFAHIVVDSLKKSFGKALKPVNFASGWYRPADHVLLSKLPVGQGVFVVCKKNASPALVVIDGVKQNYLPDLNEVKGMVTSDYQEKLDKEWVKQLRAKYPVLINWAVLKTLIKK
- a CDS encoding peptidylprolyl isomerase; protein product: MMNRVTKLFVGFSAIALVSFSPKAFSQKVIVDQVVAVVGSDAILASDVEQEILQMRAEGIPVNDNTRCEVLENLMTQKILLNQSRIDSVFPSESQVESQLEQRLSYFSNQLGSQKAIEDYFKKSIYEIKADLKESLRDQIQTQQMQAKITDKVTITPSEVKAFYKSMPVDSLPMINLQYEIEQIVKYPSEASQAKFEVKQKLLALRQRILNGEKFATLAILYSEDPGSAKRGGELGFRSRGELVKPFADVAFNLKVGQVSQIVETEYGYHIIQLIEKKGDKVNVRHILMKPTFSPDDEIKVQQNLDSIATAIRQDSITFENAARKYSDDKNTNLNGGIMVNPQTGSFRFEKDQLMPADYFAIKELKEGEVSNAFESRDELANMVYKIVTVKKIIPAHRANIKDDYDVIQAIALRKRQHEFFLNWLSQKKKTMFIRIDPQFAKCNFRQEGWVK
- a CDS encoding OstA-like protein, encoding MRFSILRLTAFLVFSILALPLFSQGDNVLSIEHADNAFGMKGANGESVQKLIGHVRIRHMGTLMLCDSAYKYSTGMLIAFHNIKIIRDAVTLYGDRLTYDGNQKQGVVTGKEVRMVDDSTVLVTTAINFNTQYNWAQYSTGGTITSPDGNLVSQYGSYFKDDKKAVFKGKVVIVSGDRVIKTDSIMYLTDSKTVVFIAPAVVTTPKEQLTFNRGRYNRVTGLMQAFGDANLLDEHHREVLADTINYYKEKEQAFLYGNVQVADSARKNFILGDYGYFNKTPQEILVSKKPVMVSVSGENDTIFVKADTLKSLLTYGEKGDTIHNVIAFHNVRSFGKDFQSSCDSMFVSGKDSTVTMFQDPILWSDSTQITSTTIKFFSHNKKMVKAEFINEPFIAQQVDSSNFNQLKGKNMTAYFTDNKITRLDAIGNGQTVYYMVDKDTVVAVNICESQNLSLYFANSRIRQITFRAKPESRILPIDKLDKSDAQLKGFAWKDSLRPKSRNDITLRHIRLVGEKMAVSPEVIPAAQPVIKPAAEAKKPETLRELRRERRRKEKGKLKK